A region of Vitis vinifera cultivar Pinot Noir 40024 chromosome 13, ASM3070453v1 DNA encodes the following proteins:
- the LOC100852493 gene encoding protein STRICTOSIDINE SYNTHASE-LIKE 10, with translation MKLSQFFIFSFISISLFECVNSHQALKYNKLKLPSWVSGPESIAFDCNGDGPYTGISDGRILKWQGSKHGWKEFAITSPIPKFCNGSINPAMEQVCGRPLGLKFNEATCDLYIADAYFGLLVVGHNGGVAKQIAISAEGVPFRFTNALDIDQNTGIVYFTDTSTIFQRWAYAIAMQTGDKTGRLLKYDPRTKEVTVLLRGLSFSNGVALSKDKDFVLVTETTTAKVTRYWLRGQKSQLSDTFTQLVGCPDNIQRNIHGEFWVAQNNCGRPELKVRPVRLNEEGKIMEELSEDVGPVSEVQEKDNSLWLCSVIFPYISVLN, from the exons ATGAAGCTCTCacaattctttattttctcttttatttcgATTTCTCTTTTTGAATGTGTTAATTCACATCAAGCCTTAAAATACAACAAACTTAAACTTCCTTCATGGGTATCTGGCCCTGAAAGCATCGCCTTCGATTGTAATGGAGATGGTCCTTATACTGGCATCTCGGATGGTAGAATTTTAAAATGGCAAGGTTCGAAACATGGATGGAAGGAGTTTGCAATTACTTCCCC GATTCCTAAATTTTGTAATGGATCAATCAACCCTGCAATGGAACAAGTATGTGGAAGACCATTGGgtcttaaattcaatgaagCAACATGTGATCTTTACATTGCAGATGCCTATTTTGGGTTATTGGTGGTTGGGCACAATGGTGGAGTTGCTAAACAAATAGCCATTAGTGCAGAAGGAGTCCCATTTCGATTCACTAATGCTTTGGATATTGATCAAAACACTGGAATTGTCTATTTTACCGATACTAGCACCATATTTCAAAGATG GGCTTATGCAATAGCAATGCAAACTGGGGATAAGACAGGAAGGTTACTAAAATATGATCCAAGGACCAAAGAAGTGACGGTGTTGCTAAGAGGCTTATCCTTTTCAAATGGGGTTGCATTAAGCAAAGACAaagattttgttttagttactGAAACCACTACCGCCAAAGTCACAAGATATTGGCTCCGAGGTCAAAAATCTCAATTGAGTGACACTTTTACACAACTTGTTGGATGTCCGGATAATATTCAAAGAAACATTCATGGGGAATTTTGGGTTGCACAAAATAATTGTGGAAGACCAGAGCTAAAAGTTAGACCGGTAAGACTTAATGAAGAAGGAAAGATCATGGAAGAATTAAGTGAGGATGTTGGCCCTGTGAGTGAAGTCCAAGAGAAAGATAATAGTTTATGGTTATGTTCTGTGATTTTTCCATATATAAGTGTAttaaattag